The following proteins come from a genomic window of Miscanthus floridulus cultivar M001 chromosome 2, ASM1932011v1, whole genome shotgun sequence:
- the LOC136540558 gene encoding multiple organellar RNA editing factor 8, chloroplastic/mitochondrial-like: protein MASASRALLLSRALQGGRRIPTLLRPLAASASILPAGAGASSPGAVVRCFATQPATSSLRDSSPNWSNRPPKETILLEGCDFEHWLVVMEPPPGDASNPDIMRDEIIDSYIKTLAQVVGREIIGRRENAEKGPPEVSAIPPKNERRAFGPPKNSIPHPCLQALQVADAKKKWLNVVEEGKKKKKKKANPISPHHTARYSHLSQAPQQFLLHCARRCLPTPTVPAHPPPRRRPHLPHGAPARGRGLPLTPPPSSPRSYRTPPPPTSPTPPRLVGLPYAVRNPICALHHAAPLRPPLCYSTPPWLPCGSSTPSAALETDRTPRLLGTPLGSSTVSIQESRIPQSPFKNSSAAPSRNTRAVEVRRKAGDTGSGEDRIHAGGEGPVS, encoded by the exons ATGGCGTCGGCGTCGCGCGCGCTCCTCCTCTCCCGTGCGCTCCAGGGCGGCCGCCGCATCCCCACCCTCCTGCGCCCGCTCGCTGCGTCCGCGAGCATCCTCCCGGCGGGAGCGGGTGCGTCCTCCCCCGGCGCCGTGGTGCGGTGCTTCGCGACCCAGCCGGCGACGTCCTCGCTGCGGGACTCGTCCCCGAACTGGAGCAACCGCCCGCCCAAGGAGACGATCCTCCTTGAAGGTTGCGACTTTGAGCACTGGCTCGTCGTCATGGAGCCGCCACCTGGTGACGCCTCCAACCCCGACATCATGCGCGACGAGATCATCGATAGCTATATCAAGACTCTCGCCCAAGTCGTCGGAAG GGAAATTATTGGAAGGCGCGAAAATGCTGAAAAAGGCCCGCCAGAAGTTTCCGCCATCCCTCCAAAGAATGAGAGGCGGGCTTTCGGCCCGCCAAAAAATTCCATCCCGCATCCCTGCCTTCAAGCTCTTCAGGTGGCCGATGCTAAAAAAAAGTGGCTGAACGTCGTAGAagagggaaaaaagaaaaaaaagaaaaaggcaaacCCTATCTCCCCACACCACACCGCACGGTACTCCCACCTCTCCCAAGCGCCGCAACAATTTCTTCTCCACTGCGCCCGGCGCTGCCTCCCCACGCCGACCGTTCCTGCTCACCCTCCCCCACGCCGCCGCCCCCATCTTCCCCACGGAGCTCCTGCGCGCGGGCGCGGTCTCCCTCTCACGCCGCCCCCATCTTCCCCACGGAGCTACCGCACGCCGCCGCCCCCAACTTCCCCCACGCCGCCCCGCCTCGTCGGCCTCCCTTACGCCGTCCGCAACCCCATCTGTGCCCTCCACCACGCCGCCCCGCTTCGTCCGCCTCTTTGCTACTCCACGCCGCCATGGCTCCCCTGCGGCTCCTCCACACCAAGTGCCGCCCTTGAGACGGACAGGACGCCGCGGCTCCTCGGGACACCACTCGGCTCCTCCACAGTCTCCATACAG GAGTCCAGGATTCCGCAGTCTCCATTCAAGAACTCATCTGCTGCTCCATCGAGAAACACACGAGCAGTGGAGGTCCGACGGAAGGCAGGTGACACTGGATCTGGAGAAGACAGGATCCACGCTGGAGGTGAAGGGCCCGTGAGCTGA